One part of the Balneolaceae bacterium genome encodes these proteins:
- the sufC gene encoding Fe-S cluster assembly ATPase SufC, whose translation MLEIKNIHVVVEGEDEEILKGVNLSINKGEIHAIMGPNGSGKSTLAKVVSGHPEYEVTEGDILFNGESILEMDPDERAHAGVFLAFQYPVEVPGVTNTTLLRESYNTIAASRGREELDPLQFDDYIREKLDLVEMNPDFLERSVNTGFSGGEKKRNEIFQMAVLEPALALLDETDSGLDIDALKVVANGINKLHGDDDAVVLITHYQRLLNYIIPDFVHVMIDGKIVKSGDKDLALTLEEQGYEWLEAHATVNGEAK comes from the coding sequence GTGTTAGAAATTAAAAATATTCATGTAGTTGTTGAGGGTGAAGATGAAGAGATCCTCAAAGGCGTAAATCTGTCAATTAATAAAGGTGAAATTCACGCCATTATGGGCCCGAATGGAAGCGGTAAAAGCACGCTTGCCAAAGTTGTTTCGGGACATCCGGAATATGAAGTAACAGAAGGTGATATTCTGTTTAACGGTGAAAGCATCCTGGAGATGGATCCTGATGAAAGAGCTCATGCAGGTGTATTTCTCGCTTTCCAATATCCTGTAGAAGTTCCCGGTGTTACGAACACAACATTGCTTCGGGAATCCTATAATACAATTGCCGCCTCACGCGGACGCGAAGAACTCGATCCACTTCAGTTTGATGATTACATTCGTGAAAAACTGGATCTGGTTGAAATGAATCCTGATTTTCTTGAGCGAAGTGTGAATACTGGATTCTCGGGCGGTGAGAAAAAAAGGAATGAAATCTTCCAAATGGCAGTACTGGAACCGGCTTTGGCTCTACTCGATGAGACCGATTCCGGTCTTGATATCGACGCGCTGAAAGTAGTAGCAAATGGAATCAATAAACTACACGGAGACGATGATGCCGTTGTATTGATTACTCATTATCAGCGATTATTAAATTACATCATCCCTGATTTTGTACATGTTATGATTGACGGAAAAATCGTGAAATCTGGCGATAAGGATCTTGCATTAACTCTTGAAGAGCAAGGTTATGAATGGTTAGAAGCACATGCAACTGTAAATGGCGAGGCAAAGTAA
- a CDS encoding NifU family protein: protein MPKIKEIERTPNPDAMRFVLAEPLTNGVTLSFENSGEAEGDELASALFKIDHVINVYYVDRYVTVTQDGDAVWSELLRKLAPPIRQAKAQENIEEDAEVHATKEVQESDDPRLVQINQLLDEQVRPYLLADGGGLKILGLDGNRLKVHYQGACGTCPTATSGTLYAIESMVKRIDPEIQVISV from the coding sequence ATGCCAAAAATTAAAGAAATAGAACGCACCCCGAACCCGGATGCGATGCGATTTGTACTCGCAGAACCGCTGACGAATGGTGTGACCCTCTCATTCGAAAACAGTGGAGAAGCTGAAGGTGATGAACTGGCAAGCGCCCTGTTCAAAATCGATCATGTGATTAACGTTTATTATGTGGATCGATATGTAACGGTAACGCAGGATGGAGATGCGGTTTGGTCTGAATTGCTGCGCAAACTCGCACCTCCAATCCGACAGGCAAAAGCCCAGGAAAATATTGAGGAAGATGCTGAAGTTCATGCAACCAAAGAGGTTCAGGAATCAGATGATCCTCGGCTTGTTCAGATCAACCAATTGCTCGATGAGCAGGTTCGTCCATACTTACTGGCGGACGGTGGTGGTTTGAAGATCCTTGGACTGGATGGAAACCGCCTGAAAGTTCACTACCAGGGTGCATGCGGAACCTGCCCGACAGCGACTTCAGGTACGCTTTACGCTATTGAAAGTATGGTGAAGCGAATTGATCCTGAGATCCAGGTTATTTCTGTTTAA
- a CDS encoding cysteine desulfurase, producing the protein MPQAVKDIPAVDFDKIRDDFPVLHQEVNGHPLVYLDNSASSQMPKQVADRIDHYHRHEHSNVHRGIHTLSQKATDAYEEARWKVRDLINADNEFEIIYTTGTTDSLNLVANSYGYQNLSEGDEIILTQMEHHANIVPWQMMANETGAVIKVIPVTDSGDLDLEAYKELLNDRTKIVSVVHVSNALGTTNPVKQIAALAHEHDAVCVVDGAQAVPHKSIDVQDLDVDFYAFSAHKMCGPTGFGILYGKKHLLDEMPPYRGGGDMIDKVSFEETTYNVVPFRFEAGTPPISASIGFSSAIDYLANIGMGEIEQREQELVNYALEKVSKIDGLKLVGKSDTRASVISFVFDDIHASDLGMILDKRGIAVRTGHHCAQPILRRFNVPATTRASISFYNTKEDIDRLVDGIEYAKSFFE; encoded by the coding sequence ATGCCACAGGCAGTAAAAGACATACCGGCTGTAGATTTCGACAAGATCAGGGATGATTTTCCTGTACTCCATCAGGAGGTGAATGGTCATCCATTGGTCTATCTTGATAATTCTGCATCCAGCCAGATGCCGAAACAGGTAGCTGACCGAATTGATCATTACCACCGGCATGAACACTCCAATGTGCACCGTGGCATTCATACGCTGAGCCAAAAGGCAACCGATGCTTATGAAGAAGCACGATGGAAGGTACGGGATCTCATCAATGCAGATAATGAATTTGAGATCATTTACACTACTGGTACAACGGATTCCTTAAATCTGGTTGCAAACAGTTATGGGTATCAAAACCTATCGGAAGGAGATGAAATAATCCTGACTCAGATGGAACACCATGCCAATATTGTGCCCTGGCAAATGATGGCCAATGAAACCGGTGCGGTGATTAAAGTGATTCCGGTAACCGATTCCGGTGATTTGGATCTTGAAGCGTATAAAGAACTTTTAAACGATCGCACGAAAATTGTATCGGTCGTTCACGTTTCCAATGCGCTTGGAACCACAAATCCAGTGAAACAGATTGCAGCACTTGCTCATGAACACGACGCAGTTTGTGTAGTTGATGGTGCTCAGGCCGTTCCGCATAAGAGTATTGATGTACAGGATTTAGATGTTGATTTCTATGCGTTTTCAGCTCATAAAATGTGCGGACCCACAGGATTCGGAATTTTGTATGGGAAAAAGCATCTGCTTGATGAGATGCCACCATACCGGGGAGGTGGTGATATGATTGATAAAGTGAGTTTTGAAGAAACTACCTACAATGTTGTTCCATTTCGGTTCGAAGCCGGCACACCCCCTATCTCAGCATCGATCGGATTTAGTTCTGCAATCGATTATCTTGCAAATATCGGGATGGGGGAGATCGAACAGCGAGAACAGGAGTTGGTTAATTATGCGCTCGAAAAGGTTTCAAAAATTGATGGTTTGAAGCTTGTTGGTAAATCTGATACTCGTGCGTCTGTCATCTCATTTGTTTTTGATGATATCCATGCCTCTGATCTCGGGATGATTCTCGACAAAAGAGGAATTGCCGTAAGAACCGGTCACCACTGTGCACAGCCTATACTCCGGCGGTTTAACGTGCCGGCAACAACACGGGCATCCATCTCGTTCTATAATACGAAAGAGGATATTGACCGCCTTGTGGATGGAATTGAATACGCTAAATCATTTTTTGAATAA
- a CDS encoding iron-sulfur cluster assembly accessory protein, protein MSITISESAAERIHRIRKEQQITSDTPLRVSVVSGGCSGLTYDLDFDSQKKSAEGDKTFEEHGIKIVVDMRSFLYLAGTKLDYSEGLSGQGFHFHNPNASRSCSCGESFSL, encoded by the coding sequence ATGTCGATAACAATTAGTGAGAGTGCGGCTGAACGCATTCATCGAATTCGTAAGGAACAACAGATCACTTCGGATACTCCATTGCGCGTTTCCGTTGTGAGTGGTGGTTGCTCCGGACTTACATACGATCTCGATTTTGATTCTCAAAAAAAATCTGCTGAAGGTGACAAAACCTTTGAAGAACATGGGATAAAAATTGTGGTTGATATGCGAAGTTTCTTATATCTCGCGGGTACCAAACTGGATTATTCAGAGGGACTTTCCGGCCAGGGATTCCATTTTCATAACCCCAATGCTTCGAGAAGCTGTTCCTGCGGGGAGTCGTTTTCACTATAA
- a CDS encoding phosphotransacetylase: MSIISTIRSKAKSLGKRVLLPEAQRDIRVIRAANIILENGLATPVLIGNDQFIHELAEKHDVKVSDEISILPANDHNSEQERTRFFEEKLAHKNPTKEQIQALCNDPLFTAGWLLETGEADSVIAGSVASTPDVIRAALRTVGVAANSSIVSSTFLMEMPNGKVFTYADCGVVPYPDSEQLASIALDSGTTHQLLTGVEPRIAFLSFSTKASAKHERVDLVKEAFELAKKRNTTWKMDGELQFDAAYVSEIAHRKAPDSPLAGKANVFIFPNLDAGNIAYKITERLAGAVATGPILQGLAKPYLDLSRGCSVDDIVNAVSVGALLSTS; encoded by the coding sequence ATGAGCATAATTTCAACAATACGATCGAAAGCAAAAAGTCTTGGAAAGAGAGTACTTCTGCCCGAGGCTCAGCGTGATATTCGTGTTATACGCGCTGCAAATATTATCCTGGAGAACGGTTTAGCAACTCCTGTTTTGATTGGAAACGATCAATTTATCCATGAACTGGCAGAAAAACATGATGTAAAGGTCTCTGATGAAATTTCAATCCTGCCGGCCAACGATCACAATTCAGAACAAGAGAGAACCCGTTTTTTTGAAGAAAAACTGGCTCACAAAAATCCGACAAAAGAACAGATTCAGGCTCTTTGTAACGATCCGTTATTTACGGCGGGTTGGCTGCTTGAAACGGGTGAAGCTGATTCTGTAATAGCCGGTTCGGTAGCATCCACTCCGGATGTAATACGTGCTGCATTAAGAACCGTGGGTGTGGCAGCCAACTCGTCTATTGTATCCAGTACATTTTTGATGGAGATGCCCAATGGGAAGGTGTTTACTTATGCAGATTGTGGAGTTGTTCCATATCCGGATTCAGAACAGCTTGCTTCTATAGCTCTCGATTCCGGTACAACACATCAACTTTTAACCGGCGTTGAGCCGCGAATTGCTTTCTTGTCATTTTCAACGAAAGCAAGTGCAAAACATGAGCGGGTTGATCTTGTAAAAGAAGCTTTTGAATTAGCCAAAAAACGGAATACAACCTGGAAGATGGATGGGGAACTTCAGTTTGATGCCGCTTATGTGTCCGAAATTGCACACCGTAAAGCGCCCGACTCACCTCTTGCAGGGAAAGCCAATGTATTTATCTTTCCCAATCTTGATGCGGGAAATATTGCCTACAAGATTACAGAACGACTGGCAGGTGCTGTTGCTACGGGTCCAATTTTACAGGGACTTGCAAAACCCTATTTGGATCTTTCCAGAGGATGCTCCGTCGACGATATTGTAAATGCAGTTTCAGTTGGGGCACTATTAAGCACAAGCTGA
- a CDS encoding DUF2480 family protein yields MAEIVNKIQQSKLETVDLEKFATDVKVYELDLKEFLFKEMILKEKEYREKMEAHDWTQYGDGFLTVYCSTDAIIPKWAYMLVVQHAQEYAGDVFFGTKQEALSQIFKQKLDQTNWEKYEDRFVLLKGCSKMDVPADVYMYATKKLLPHVKKLMYGEACSNVPIYRKKRS; encoded by the coding sequence ATGGCAGAAATTGTAAACAAGATACAGCAATCTAAACTTGAGACAGTAGATCTTGAAAAGTTTGCAACAGACGTAAAGGTCTATGAATTAGATCTGAAAGAGTTCCTTTTCAAAGAGATGATTTTGAAGGAAAAAGAGTATCGTGAGAAAATGGAAGCCCATGATTGGACTCAGTATGGAGATGGGTTTCTGACCGTCTATTGCTCAACGGATGCCATCATTCCCAAATGGGCATATATGCTCGTTGTTCAGCACGCACAGGAGTATGCCGGGGATGTATTCTTTGGAACAAAGCAGGAAGCGCTGAGCCAGATTTTCAAACAAAAACTGGATCAAACCAATTGGGAGAAATATGAGGACCGGTTTGTACTGCTGAAAGGTTGCAGTAAAATGGACGTGCCCGCTGATGTCTATATGTATGCTACCAAAAAATTGCTGCCTCACGTAAAGAAACTGATGTACGGCGAAGCATGCTCAAACGTGCCTATCTATCGTAAAAAAAGATCTTAG
- the sufB gene encoding Fe-S cluster assembly protein SufB: MSETKALESMIGEEYKYGFTTDVEYEDFPNGLNEDIVRLISKKKDEPEWMTEFRVKAYHAWTEMEEPDWFNATYESPKFDDLQYYSAPKKKPNLNSLDDVDPKIRETYEKLGIPLEEQKMLSGVAVDAVFDSVSIFTSFKEKLAEAGVIFCSISEAVQDHPELVKKYMGSVVPARDNFYAALNSAVFSDGSFCYVPKDTICPMELSTYFRINNMNSGQFERTLIIAEDNSHVSYLEGCTAPMYDEHQLHAAVVELVALENAEIKYSTIQNWYAGDEDGKGGIYNFVTKRGACRGDNSKISWTQLETGSAVTLKYPSVLLQGDNSVGEFFSVAVTNKMQQADTGTKMIHIGKNTKSTIISKGISAGRSDNSYRGQVKISKKADKARNYSQCDSMLIGQTCGAHTFPYIESSNPTAKVEHEATTSRVGEDQIFYLQQRGISEDDAISLIVNGFCKEVLKELPMEFAVEANKLLGIKLEGSVG, from the coding sequence ATGAGCGAGACTAAAGCTTTAGAATCCATGATAGGCGAGGAGTACAAATATGGATTCACAACGGATGTAGAATATGAGGATTTTCCAAACGGCCTCAATGAAGATATTGTTCGTCTGATCTCGAAGAAAAAAGATGAGCCCGAATGGATGACGGAGTTTCGGGTAAAGGCATACCATGCCTGGACAGAGATGGAGGAACCAGATTGGTTTAACGCTACATACGAAAGTCCCAAGTTCGACGATCTTCAATATTATTCTGCTCCAAAAAAGAAACCTAATCTGAACAGTTTAGATGATGTAGATCCAAAGATCCGGGAAACATATGAGAAACTTGGAATACCGTTAGAGGAGCAGAAGATGCTTTCCGGTGTTGCTGTAGATGCGGTTTTCGACAGTGTTTCAATCTTTACATCGTTCAAAGAAAAACTGGCTGAAGCGGGGGTAATCTTTTGCTCGATATCTGAAGCAGTTCAGGATCATCCCGAGCTTGTGAAGAAATATATGGGATCGGTTGTTCCTGCTCGCGATAATTTTTATGCAGCTCTGAATTCTGCTGTGTTTTCAGACGGATCTTTTTGCTATGTACCAAAAGATACCATCTGTCCGATGGAGCTGTCCACGTATTTCCGTATCAATAATATGAATTCCGGTCAGTTTGAACGGACACTCATTATTGCTGAGGATAACAGTCATGTGAGTTATCTGGAAGGCTGTACTGCTCCAATGTATGATGAGCACCAGCTTCATGCAGCGGTTGTTGAGCTTGTTGCTCTTGAAAACGCAGAGATAAAATATTCTACGATTCAAAACTGGTACGCCGGTGATGAAGATGGGAAGGGCGGTATTTATAATTTTGTAACGAAACGAGGTGCATGCCGCGGAGATAATTCAAAAATCTCCTGGACTCAGCTTGAAACCGGTTCTGCAGTTACTCTGAAGTATCCAAGTGTTCTTCTGCAGGGTGATAATTCCGTGGGTGAATTTTTCTCTGTTGCTGTGACAAATAAAATGCAGCAGGCTGATACAGGTACAAAAATGATTCACATAGGCAAAAACACGAAAAGCACGATTATTTCGAAAGGGATATCAGCCGGTCGTTCTGACAACAGTTACCGCGGACAGGTTAAAATCAGCAAGAAAGCGGATAAAGCACGGAACTACTCACAATGCGATTCCATGTTGATTGGCCAGACTTGCGGTGCACATACATTCCCATACATTGAATCTTCGAACCCAACTGCTAAAGTTGAACATGAAGCGACAACTTCTCGTGTAGGTGAAGATCAGATTTTCTACCTGCAACAGAGAGGAATCAGCGAGGATGATGCTATTTCACTCATCGTAAACGGGTTCTGTAAAGAAGTGCTCAAAGAGCTGCCGATGGAGTTCGCAGTAGAAGCAAATAAGCTGCTCGGTATTAAATTGGAAGGCAGTGTTGGGTAA
- the sufD gene encoding Fe-S cluster assembly protein SufD, with protein MAVTTEVKSSILHQLAQGVSVNEETKWKSLREKSLEQLNSTAFPHKKIEEWRFTNLKPITRTDFVDLEEAGTLPATDIEQYFIPESDRSRLVFINGRYHEKYSSIGGLGKGVTVGNLSDHAEEKSVQEYLDKLVNYEDDLFVPFNGLMFEDGAYIHLEKGAKAEAPIQVLNIYTDAKEPYITTPRMLVVAEEESDVTIVEDHIGLSENRYMTIPVSEVKVKQGAHIHHVRIQRDSRDAIHVARPIAYVEKNSEYHAYTITLGGKLTRNEPRVVQEDEEVDFTLDGLVLIDGDQIADTHSVMDHRFSHAESHQLHKVVVNGNAHSIFNGKIFVRRDAQKIDSFQENRNLLLSLDGLVNTKPQLEIFADDVLCSHGATIGQFDADEVFYLQSRGMTEEKAKEVLTYAFALETIENVKVDSVHKLLIDEVYRYTKANNVEKVSA; from the coding sequence ATGGCTGTAACTACTGAAGTAAAATCATCGATTTTACATCAACTTGCGCAAGGAGTCTCTGTAAATGAAGAGACGAAGTGGAAAAGTCTGCGTGAAAAGAGCCTGGAACAGTTGAATTCAACTGCGTTTCCTCATAAAAAAATTGAGGAGTGGAGATTTACGAATCTCAAGCCAATTACACGCACAGATTTTGTAGATCTTGAGGAGGCCGGAACACTCCCCGCAACGGATATCGAACAATACTTTATTCCCGAATCCGACCGAAGTCGTTTGGTTTTTATCAATGGGAGATACCATGAAAAATATTCTTCAATCGGTGGATTGGGTAAAGGCGTAACCGTAGGAAATCTTTCTGATCATGCTGAAGAGAAATCAGTTCAGGAGTACCTGGATAAGCTGGTTAATTATGAGGATGATCTGTTTGTGCCGTTCAATGGACTGATGTTTGAGGATGGAGCTTATATTCATCTTGAAAAAGGTGCAAAGGCGGAAGCACCTATACAGGTATTGAATATTTATACGGATGCGAAGGAACCGTATATCACCACACCGCGAATGTTGGTTGTGGCTGAAGAGGAATCAGATGTAACGATTGTTGAAGATCATATCGGTCTTTCTGAAAACCGATACATGACAATTCCCGTCTCCGAAGTGAAGGTGAAGCAAGGTGCTCATATTCATCATGTGCGAATTCAGCGCGATAGCAGAGATGCTATTCACGTTGCCCGGCCAATTGCATACGTGGAGAAAAATTCTGAGTATCATGCCTATACGATCACACTTGGCGGAAAACTGACACGAAATGAGCCGCGAGTTGTTCAGGAAGATGAAGAAGTAGATTTTACACTCGACGGACTTGTATTGATCGATGGAGACCAAATTGCAGATACGCATTCTGTGATGGATCACCGGTTTTCACATGCTGAAAGTCACCAGTTACATAAAGTTGTGGTTAACGGCAATGCACACAGCATTTTCAATGGAAAGATTTTTGTACGGCGTGATGCTCAAAAAATCGATTCATTCCAGGAAAACAGGAATCTTCTGCTTTCGTTAGATGGATTGGTAAATACAAAACCTCAGTTGGAAATTTTTGCAGATGATGTTCTCTGTTCACACGGAGCGACGATTGGTCAGTTTGATGCCGATGAGGTTTTTTATCTCCAGAGCCGCGGTATGACCGAAGAGAAAGCAAAAGAGGTTCTGACATATGCGTTTGCACTTGAAACCATCGAAAATGTAAAAGTAGATTCGGTTCACAAACTTCTTATTGATGAAGTGTATCGATATACGAAAGCGAATAATGTAGAGAAGGTTTCTGCATAG
- a CDS encoding SDR family oxidoreductase yields MKNNSSQKHALVTGSSRGIGLEIAKKLLKEGFKVTGTAKKSEFPSELSSSEKFEGIHVDLGSEDQLKVYLKPILTDSNGVDVLINNAGISVDAEFSETDDRWLEVWDRTLNVNLRSSALLSKWFINSHMEDESKGVLINIASRAAYRGDTQEFAAYAASKSGMVAFTKSIARNFSNKGISAYSIAPGFIDTDMASEAKEIHGEEYLTQGSAFDEITSPAEVANLVAFLAKGDLPHMSGQTFHINAGSYMI; encoded by the coding sequence ATGAAAAACAACTCTTCTCAAAAGCATGCTCTCGTAACCGGTTCATCAAGAGGAATAGGATTAGAGATTGCCAAAAAACTGCTTAAAGAGGGATTTAAAGTTACGGGAACGGCAAAAAAATCTGAGTTTCCCAGCGAATTGTCATCGTCTGAAAAATTTGAGGGAATTCATGTTGATCTGGGAAGTGAGGATCAACTTAAAGTCTATCTGAAACCGATTTTAACTGATTCAAATGGAGTAGATGTCCTGATCAATAATGCAGGAATATCAGTAGATGCTGAATTTTCTGAAACTGATGACAGATGGCTTGAAGTTTGGGATCGGACTCTGAATGTCAATCTCCGGTCTTCAGCATTGCTGAGTAAGTGGTTTATAAACTCGCATATGGAAGATGAGTCAAAAGGCGTACTGATCAATATTGCCTCTCGTGCGGCTTACCGGGGAGATACCCAGGAATTTGCTGCGTATGCGGCATCGAAGTCGGGTATGGTGGCATTCACCAAAAGTATCGCAAGAAATTTTAGTAACAAAGGAATTAGCGCATACTCGATTGCTCCCGGATTTATTGATACAGATATGGCCTCAGAAGCGAAAGAGATTCATGGAGAAGAGTATCTCACGCAGGGCTCTGCGTTTGATGAAATTACCAGTCCTGCAGAAGTGGCCAATCTTGTAGCTTTTCTTGCCAAAGGAGATCTGCCACATATGAGCGGTCAGACGTTTCACATCAATGCCGGCTCATACATGATTTGA
- a CDS encoding EamA family transporter — MAGWIYIVLCSISSVLIAHFFKVTEQKKLNTIRVITVNYLIAFPSAILLYGGQDRSGVLPQELITPILLAIGIGIIFIFNFFIYSKSVDLNGVGISIAAMRISLIVPVLLSTIWYLELLTLNQWIGVILVFLILYLLLPNKKTLFRGSFNAGWLLPILFLFTGIGDGSLKIYESEFNQILSKGEFMGMIFFTAFLVGAGTVLYKREWQFKKMDFLIGACIGIPNMLAAVFLIEALERMNGAVVFSLVNVLTVIGGTFVGVIFWKDRFTKLQWLGIVLTIFSILLLF, encoded by the coding sequence ATGGCTGGCTGGATCTATATTGTTCTCTGTTCGATATCGTCCGTGCTGATTGCTCACTTTTTCAAGGTGACGGAACAGAAAAAGCTGAATACTATTCGGGTTATTACTGTCAACTACCTGATAGCTTTTCCATCCGCTATTTTGCTGTATGGCGGCCAGGATCGTTCAGGTGTTTTACCGCAAGAGCTGATTACTCCTATTCTTTTGGCAATTGGGATTGGTATTATATTCATCTTCAATTTTTTTATATACAGCAAATCTGTAGATCTGAATGGTGTTGGCATTAGCATTGCGGCGATGCGAATCTCACTGATTGTTCCGGTTTTGCTCTCAACAATTTGGTACCTGGAGCTGTTAACACTCAACCAGTGGATTGGAGTAATACTGGTATTTCTCATCTTGTACCTTTTACTGCCTAACAAAAAGACCCTTTTCAGAGGATCATTTAATGCCGGTTGGCTGCTGCCCATTCTGTTTCTTTTTACAGGAATTGGAGATGGATCTCTTAAAATTTATGAGTCTGAATTCAATCAAATCCTTTCAAAAGGTGAATTTATGGGAATGATTTTTTTTACGGCTTTTTTGGTGGGAGCAGGTACCGTTCTCTATAAAAGAGAGTGGCAGTTTAAAAAAATGGATTTTTTGATCGGTGCCTGTATCGGGATTCCAAATATGCTGGCAGCCGTTTTTTTGATCGAAGCCCTGGAACGGATGAACGGGGCAGTTGTTTTTAGTTTGGTAAATGTACTTACCGTCATCGGCGGAACATTTGTTGGAGTGATTTTTTGGAAGGATCGGTTTACCAAGTTGCAATGGCTGGGAATTGTGCTAACTATTTTCTCAATTCTTTTACTGTTTTAG
- a CDS encoding PmoA family protein, with product MKKITLSLALLLILLIGITLQCIAQKKYEIHVSAGLFDRSDTVVSFYFPDSVEPGVYQLESSSGNNPVLQVDDSNKGWFILDELSMGESRVYEFSADPIESNNHMSNQMDSTQITFLSEGQMVLSYYHGDNNPTELDERYKRGGYIHPVYSPNGVVLTAHLNPMHPHQSGIWSAWTKTEFEGRNPDFWNIHNNTGRVDQADRLEKSWEGPVHTGFHARHFFKDLSAPEPLIAVNEEWKVYVYKSAKDHSYQIFDLVVTQSVNSGKPLILPEYHYGGVGFRGNREWDNPENMTFLTSDGLGREGNETRPKWTHIGGLVGRELAGMTVMDHPKNFRYPQPVRIHPEEPYFVYAPTQLGEMRIEPGSPYTARYRYVTYDGEPNPEELDRLWNDYAYPPGVTVKEK from the coding sequence ATGAAAAAAATTACTCTGTCTCTTGCTCTTTTGCTCATCCTGCTGATTGGAATCACTTTGCAATGCATTGCTCAAAAGAAGTACGAAATCCACGTCTCCGCAGGGCTGTTTGACAGATCGGATACCGTTGTTTCTTTCTATTTTCCCGATTCTGTTGAACCTGGTGTTTATCAATTAGAAAGTAGTTCGGGAAATAATCCTGTTCTGCAGGTGGACGATTCTAACAAAGGATGGTTTATACTTGATGAACTAAGTATGGGGGAATCGAGAGTGTATGAGTTTTCGGCGGATCCAATCGAATCCAATAATCATATGTCAAATCAAATGGATTCAACTCAGATAACATTTTTATCTGAAGGGCAAATGGTTCTGTCCTATTATCATGGAGATAATAACCCAACTGAGTTGGATGAGAGATACAAACGCGGAGGCTATATCCATCCGGTTTATTCTCCAAATGGTGTGGTTCTAACGGCTCATCTGAATCCAATGCATCCACATCAATCGGGAATATGGTCGGCCTGGACCAAAACTGAATTCGAGGGAAGAAATCCCGACTTTTGGAATATTCATAACAATACGGGTAGAGTAGATCAGGCAGATAGATTAGAGAAATCATGGGAAGGACCTGTTCATACGGGATTTCATGCCAGGCACTTTTTTAAGGATTTGTCCGCCCCTGAACCTTTAATTGCAGTAAATGAGGAGTGGAAGGTGTACGTGTATAAATCTGCAAAAGATCACTCCTATCAAATATTTGATCTTGTTGTAACTCAAAGTGTAAATAGCGGCAAACCACTAATTTTGCCGGAATATCATTATGGTGGTGTTGGGTTCAGGGGAAACAGAGAATGGGATAATCCTGAGAATATGACATTTCTGACTTCAGATGGTTTGGGAAGAGAGGGGAACGAAACCCGCCCAAAATGGACACATATTGGCGGATTAGTTGGCAGAGAGTTAGCTGGAATGACTGTGATGGATCATCCCAAAAATTTTCGGTATCCACAACCCGTTCGAATTCACCCGGAAGAGCCATATTTTGTCTATGCCCCAACACAGCTCGGCGAAATGCGCATTGAACCGGGTTCACCCTACACGGCCCGTTATCGATATGTTACGTACGATGGTGAACCTAATCCTGAAGAGCTGGACAGACTTTGGAATGATTATGCCTATCCGCCGGGAGTTACGGTGAAGGAGAAGTGA